One part of the Sphingopyxis sp. PAMC25046 genome encodes these proteins:
- a CDS encoding GlxA family transcriptional regulator: MPRLKVPDAPPALVEVGMMLYPDCQIGMVHGITDLFDVAGRFAIDHGRRPIRASHWRLQASGGFARCFDSHADEPASNSPAVLIAPGSLHKLLDPDEVAPYARWLVDRHAQGTVLASNCGGAFALAATGLLAGRPATTHWFFAEEFRTRFPEVRLEADRMVVDDGDIVTAGGLMAWTDLGLRIVERLLGPTVMMETARFFLIDPAGREQKNYASFAPRLTHGDEAVLKVQHWLQAKGTGPVAVAEMAREAGMEERTFQRRFKAATGMTPVEYVQHLRVGKARELLEFTRRTVDQIAWSVGYEDAAAFRKLFHRLIGLSPGEYRQRFSTPQSLAEVA; this comes from the coding sequence ATGCCCAGATTGAAGGTGCCCGATGCGCCGCCGGCGCTCGTCGAAGTCGGGATGATGCTTTATCCCGACTGCCAGATCGGCATGGTCCACGGAATTACCGACCTGTTCGACGTTGCCGGGCGGTTCGCGATCGATCATGGGCGCCGCCCGATCCGGGCGAGCCACTGGCGCTTGCAGGCGAGCGGGGGTTTCGCGCGCTGTTTCGACAGCCATGCGGACGAGCCGGCGAGCAATTCGCCCGCGGTGCTGATCGCGCCCGGGAGCCTTCACAAGCTGCTCGATCCCGACGAGGTCGCGCCCTACGCACGCTGGCTGGTAGACCGGCACGCGCAGGGCACCGTGCTCGCGTCGAATTGCGGCGGGGCCTTTGCGCTGGCCGCGACGGGATTGCTCGCGGGGCGGCCGGCGACGACGCACTGGTTCTTTGCCGAGGAGTTCCGGACGCGCTTTCCCGAAGTGCGGCTGGAGGCCGACCGGATGGTGGTCGACGACGGCGATATCGTCACCGCAGGCGGGCTGATGGCGTGGACCGACCTGGGGCTGCGCATCGTAGAGCGGCTTCTCGGTCCGACGGTGATGATGGAAACCGCGCGTTTCTTCCTGATCGATCCGGCGGGCCGCGAACAGAAAAATTATGCGAGCTTCGCACCGCGGCTGACGCATGGCGACGAGGCGGTCCTGAAGGTGCAACATTGGCTGCAGGCGAAAGGCACCGGACCGGTCGCGGTCGCCGAGATGGCGCGCGAAGCGGGGATGGAGGAACGCACCTTTCAGCGCCGCTTCAAGGCGGCGACGGGCATGACGCCGGTCGAATATGTCCAGCATCTGCGCGTCGGAAAGGCGCGCGAACTGCTCGAATTCACGCGGCGGACGGTCGACCAGATCGCGTGGAGCGTCGGATATGAGGATGCGGCGGCGTTCCGCAAATTGTTTCACCGCCTGATCGGCTTGTCGCCGGGCGAATATCGCCAGCGTTTCTCGACGCCGCAGTCGCTGGCGGAGGTCGCCTGA